From Pelosinus fermentans DSM 17108, the proteins below share one genomic window:
- a CDS encoding MBL fold metallo-hydrolase, whose product MDRIIDVTGGKGGNAFLLVGAEKAALIDCGMAYCASNLIKNSKQVLRNRPLDYICISHSHYDHIGAIPYLKAQWPNSQVLGAEYAKQTLNKPNALKLIRSLSFEAAQIYGADSIVDYDDAMMKVDRIICDSDVLELGGLSIRVLETRGHTKCSLSFLIDNDTLFPSESTGYMSKSGKIYPAFLTSCSEAVDSIHKCQKLNPQFIISPHYGLVNERDTGSYWENCLLAVKETKEFILRLASQGYDEEHILTEYEKVFRDEQSKLEQPAQAFQINARSMIKTVLREEAL is encoded by the coding sequence ATGGATAGAATTATAGATGTCACAGGCGGAAAAGGCGGTAATGCTTTTTTACTAGTGGGAGCGGAGAAAGCGGCATTAATTGATTGTGGCATGGCCTATTGTGCTTCAAATCTCATTAAGAATAGTAAGCAAGTACTACGCAATAGACCGTTAGATTATATTTGTATCAGTCATTCCCATTATGATCATATCGGTGCCATTCCGTATTTAAAAGCACAATGGCCTAATAGTCAGGTATTAGGGGCAGAATATGCAAAACAGACTTTAAATAAGCCAAATGCTTTAAAGCTGATTCGAAGCCTTAGCTTTGAGGCGGCCCAAATTTATGGTGCAGATTCCATCGTGGACTATGATGATGCAATGATGAAAGTAGATAGGATTATTTGTGACTCAGATGTGCTGGAGCTAGGGGGCCTCAGCATTCGGGTACTTGAAACACGAGGTCATACCAAATGTTCATTATCATTTCTGATTGATAATGACACCCTGTTTCCTAGTGAATCAACAGGATATATGAGTAAATCGGGAAAAATTTATCCTGCTTTTTTAACCAGCTGTTCTGAGGCAGTGGATTCAATCCATAAATGCCAAAAACTAAATCCTCAATTCATCATTTCACCTCATTACGGTCTGGTCAATGAAAGGGATACGGGGAGCTACTGGGAAAATTGTCTCTTGGCTGTGAAAGAAACCAAGGAGTTTATCCTTCGTCTCGCCAGCCAGGGATACGATGAAGAGCACATTTTAACTGAATATGAAAAAGTGTTTCGCGATGAGCAGAGCAAGTTAGAGCAGCCAGCTCAGGCGTTTCAAATCAATGCACGGAGCATGATAAAAACGGTGCTGCGAGAGGAAGCTCTTTGA
- a CDS encoding manganese catalase family protein: MNGHDLDTEGVQAGHIQSHVLTGLNPLMANASGYLWTAAYVNVTGDLAADLLSNIAAEQRAKVVYEYLYRQIEDQHVKNTIDFLLNREEAHNTLFRQAFNQIQGTGSTKDWGVDENARLYFDLSTPGKYFDIKNPQPPAFQNPDPNANPPKSPNPLIQ, translated from the coding sequence TTGAACGGTCATGATTTGGATACAGAAGGCGTACAAGCAGGGCACATTCAAAGTCACGTTCTAACTGGACTAAATCCCTTAATGGCAAATGCCTCAGGTTACCTTTGGACTGCAGCCTATGTAAATGTCACAGGAGATTTGGCAGCAGATCTGTTATCAAATATTGCAGCAGAGCAGCGAGCTAAAGTTGTTTATGAATATCTTTATCGCCAAATTGAAGATCAACATGTCAAAAATACCATTGACTTTCTACTTAATCGAGAAGAAGCTCATAACACCTTATTCCGACAAGCATTTAATCAAATACAGGGAACCGGTTCCACTAAAGATTGGGGTGTGGATGAAAATGCACGTCTCTATTTTGATCTCTCTACCCCTGGAAAGTATTTTGATATTAAGAACCCTCAGCCACCAGCTTTTCAGAATCCAGATCCTAATGCCAATCCTCCAAAATCTCCCAATCCTCTTATTCAATAA
- a CDS encoding ABC transporter permease, whose protein sequence is MITYLLKYYDQMLILLLEHLYLVCLSMIISLLLAIPAGLLIARSKWLSTAALSFFGVVYSIPSLALFSFLLPAFGLGKMTAITVLVIYNQYILVRNTVTGFQSIDASIIEAGYGMGLSNRYMFFKIQLPLALPIILGGIRIATVSTIGIATIAAVIHAGD, encoded by the coding sequence ATGATTACGTACCTATTAAAATATTATGATCAAATGCTGATACTGCTGTTGGAACATTTGTATTTGGTTTGTCTGAGTATGATAATCTCGCTCTTATTGGCAATACCGGCAGGATTGTTAATTGCAAGGTCAAAATGGCTGTCCACGGCTGCATTATCTTTCTTTGGTGTTGTTTATTCCATACCCAGTTTAGCCTTGTTTTCTTTTTTGCTTCCGGCATTCGGTTTGGGGAAGATGACTGCTATTACCGTGTTAGTCATCTACAATCAATACATTTTGGTCAGGAATACAGTAACGGGCTTTCAGTCGATCGATGCTTCTATTATCGAGGCCGGATATGGGATGGGGCTTAGTAACAGGTATATGTTCTTTAAAATACAGCTGCCTCTAGCCTTGCCGATTATTTTAGGAGGCATTCGCATTGCAACCGTTTCTACCATTGGTATTGCAACCATTGCAGCCGTGATTCATGCGGGGGATTAG
- a CDS encoding spore coat protein has translation MSSIINSMFSNTADSSADQTLAYASASGAAAAAQAYFSATLTATTPEVRRLFAEYSSQAVMGHEALLGLMIQKGWANPYDEPTQQLQSVISQAQQSSASQ, from the coding sequence ATGTCATCTATTATTAATAGCATGTTTTCAAATACTGCAGATAGTTCCGCAGATCAAACTCTTGCCTATGCTTCAGCCTCAGGTGCAGCTGCTGCAGCACAGGCATATTTTTCTGCTACTTTAACTGCAACAACTCCAGAAGTGCGAAGATTATTTGCGGAGTATTCATCTCAAGCAGTGATGGGGCATGAAGCTCTCTTAGGCTTAATGATACAAAAAGGCTGGGCTAATCCTTATGACGAACCAACGCAACAGCTTCAATCCGTTATCAGTCAGGCTCAACAAAGTTCTGCCTCCCAATAA
- a CDS encoding M48 family metallopeptidase — protein sequence MVHRMILRVGVVFAAIVCIVTLYGVPCAQAAMISTKSEISIGRDVGKQLEKKYGVVDDPALQERVTKIGMNMVAVSDRKDLPYSFKVLNSKDVNAMAAPGGFIYIFKGLVDLMPSDDELAGVIGHEIGHVVKRHSVKQIEKNLLLNIGFIAVFGDKAAILQNLAMNAIMAGYSRSDEREADYLGYIHSSKAGYNPYSMKMGLMKLASLEKGSQSDLFSDHPESKERIALVQNFLDKDKIHPKAQLAPDGTSGLVVDGAWQLPTIRAEYGGYKPLYRAYFVAGSLYRISQLANYNPDKYILDYDGENVILFYDDIQILTITPEDAMFHGMSVMDLAGSHVDKLKEWNPKAL from the coding sequence ATGGTACATAGAATGATACTTCGCGTAGGAGTGGTTTTTGCTGCAATTGTTTGCATTGTTACGCTGTATGGGGTACCGTGTGCTCAGGCCGCTATGATCAGTACGAAGAGTGAAATCAGTATTGGCCGTGATGTGGGCAAGCAGCTTGAGAAAAAATATGGCGTGGTGGATGATCCAGCACTGCAAGAACGGGTAACTAAAATAGGTATGAACATGGTAGCTGTTAGTGACCGAAAAGATTTACCCTATTCGTTTAAAGTTTTAAACTCCAAAGATGTCAATGCCATGGCAGCACCTGGCGGGTTTATTTACATATTTAAGGGTTTGGTGGATCTGATGCCATCTGATGATGAATTAGCTGGCGTTATCGGACATGAAATAGGACATGTGGTCAAACGGCATTCGGTAAAACAAATTGAAAAAAATCTACTGCTCAATATCGGTTTCATTGCAGTATTTGGTGATAAAGCTGCGATACTTCAGAATTTAGCCATGAATGCGATTATGGCCGGCTATAGCCGATCTGATGAGAGAGAAGCTGATTATCTGGGATATATTCATTCTTCTAAGGCGGGCTATAATCCCTATAGTATGAAAATGGGTTTGATGAAACTTGCCAGTTTGGAAAAAGGTTCGCAGAGTGATCTGTTTTCCGATCATCCTGAGAGTAAAGAGCGAATTGCTCTGGTGCAAAATTTTCTGGATAAGGACAAGATCCATCCAAAAGCTCAATTAGCGCCCGATGGTACATCGGGGCTGGTTGTAGATGGTGCTTGGCAATTGCCGACGATTCGTGCGGAGTATGGCGGCTATAAACCATTGTATCGAGCATATTTTGTAGCTGGTTCCTTATACCGTATCAGCCAGTTGGCAAACTATAATCCGGATAAATATATTTTGGATTATGACGGGGAAAATGTCATTTTATTTTATGATGACATTCAGATTCTCACCATTACTCCTGAGGACGCAATGTTCCATGGGATGAGTGTCATGGATCTGGCTGGTTCCCATGTTGATAAGTTAAAGGAATGGAATCCCAAAGCATTATAA
- the brnQ gene encoding branched-chain amino acid transport system II carrier protein → MDKRLTLSSYILIGSMLFGLFFGAGNLIFPVHMGQEAGSNVVSATIGFLVTGIGLPFLGVVAIGVSKSSGLFDLASRVHPIYGYIMTVLLYLTIGPFFALPRTGTVSYEVGLAPYIANEYQTLGLAVFTILFFFVALLFSLKPSKILTWVGKILNPLFLVFLAFLVIVSFLKPMGSISDAAIHGIYATDPFFKGFTEGYNTMDALASLAFGIIVVQTIKGLGVQSPRNIAIGTIKAGSVSVLLMGVIYGCLAYIGATSIGQYKLSENGGIALAQIANYYFGSLGSVLLAIIVTLACLKTAIGLITACSETFQELFPASLSYKSYVVLFTLLSCLIANIGLTQIISLSIPVLMFLYPLAITLILLALLSPLFKDRQIVYMMTTLCTLLVSIADGINAMPESVKNQENVQGFLIMYRNFVPFFDIGMGWIIPLVVGLGAGWIISCFYGSVNTRKV, encoded by the coding sequence ATGGATAAACGTTTGACGTTATCATCCTATATATTGATTGGTTCCATGTTATTTGGGTTATTTTTTGGTGCCGGTAATTTGATTTTCCCTGTACATATGGGACAAGAAGCTGGCAGTAATGTTGTGAGTGCAACCATCGGGTTTCTCGTCACAGGGATAGGGCTGCCCTTTTTAGGCGTTGTAGCCATTGGCGTTTCAAAAAGCAGCGGCTTGTTTGATTTAGCCAGTCGTGTCCATCCTATTTATGGATACATCATGACGGTCTTATTGTATTTAACCATCGGTCCTTTTTTTGCACTTCCCAGAACCGGGACGGTTTCATATGAGGTTGGGCTGGCTCCCTATATTGCAAATGAATACCAGACACTTGGGCTGGCTGTTTTTACAATCCTATTCTTTTTTGTTGCTTTGCTTTTTTCATTGAAGCCCAGTAAAATTTTAACTTGGGTAGGGAAGATTTTAAATCCTCTATTCTTAGTATTTTTAGCTTTTTTAGTAATCGTGAGTTTTTTAAAGCCAATGGGCAGTATCTCTGACGCTGCGATCCATGGGATCTATGCTACAGATCCTTTTTTCAAAGGATTCACTGAAGGGTATAATACCATGGATGCATTGGCCTCCCTGGCCTTTGGCATTATTGTTGTTCAGACGATTAAAGGGCTTGGGGTTCAAAGCCCGCGCAATATTGCGATTGGCACGATTAAAGCAGGCAGTGTAAGTGTTCTTTTGATGGGGGTAATCTATGGCTGTCTGGCTTATATCGGAGCGACAAGCATTGGTCAATATAAGCTGTCAGAAAATGGCGGGATTGCGTTAGCGCAAATTGCCAATTATTATTTTGGATCCCTGGGAAGCGTTCTATTAGCAATTATTGTAACCCTTGCTTGCTTAAAAACGGCCATCGGTTTGATTACTGCCTGTTCAGAAACCTTTCAGGAACTATTTCCTGCTTCTCTTAGTTATAAATCCTATGTAGTGTTATTTACCCTTTTGTCTTGTTTGATTGCCAACATTGGATTGACACAGATTATTTCTTTATCCATTCCGGTATTAATGTTTTTATATCCATTAGCCATCACATTAATTCTCTTGGCGCTATTATCGCCCCTGTTTAAAGACCGGCAGATTGTATATATGATGACAACTCTATGTACCTTGCTGGTCAGTATCGCCGATGGGATCAATGCAATGCCGGAGAGTGTTAAAAATCAGGAGAATGTTCAGGGGTTTCTTATTATGTATCGTAATTTTGTACCATTCTTTGATATTGGAATGGGTTGGATCATACCGCTGGTGGTCGGCTTGGGGGCGGGATGGATTATTAGCTGTTTTTATGGCTCAGTAAATACAAGGAAGGTATAA
- a CDS encoding DUF554 family protein gives MDQFVGIVILFCASGTGVFLILFLAASFIMPLTTPAMLADVTACGGILMLATGFRICGIQSFPIGNMLPAMVIVMPLSWIWITYCKF, from the coding sequence ATGGATCAGTTTGTTGGTATTGTGATTCTGTTTTGTGCAAGCGGTACAGGGGTATTTCTGATTTTGTTTTTGGCGGCATCTTTCATTATGCCGTTAACCACACCTGCTATGCTGGCTGATGTTACTGCATGTGGCGGTATTCTTATGCTGGCTACCGGGTTTCGTATTTGTGGGATTCAATCTTTTCCGATTGGGAATATGCTGCCTGCTATGGTGATTGTTATGCCATTATCTTGGATTTGGATTACATATTGCAAATTTTAA